TATCCTTGGGAAGTGATCGCAGGAAATCCGCCCCGTAGACGATATCCGGCGTAGGTTGGTCAAAGATCGCCATGGTATACGTATGATCGGCTTCCGCCACGAACCAGTGGAACCAGCCCTTCGGAAATACCGCAACCTGTCCGGGCTTTAAACGGTACGTCATTAATCTATGTGTGAAGGGGTTGAATACACTAGCAGTCACCTCACCGCTGATCACAACAATCATCTCGGTCACATTGGTGTGCCAATGCGGCTCAACAATTTTCCCTTTGCTTAAGTAAATGTTAAAAAAGCCCGTCTTGATCGCAGGCATTTGCTCTCCGAACAATTGTGTGAGGAAATTATTTGGATCGCACTTATAATTAAGCGTCTGATTGGAATCGGCCGCCAACTCTAAATCGGGGTGCTCTAAAACATGATCGTTCATATCAGGTAGGGCTCCTTTGCTTCTGGGTGTATGACTATGCACTATATGCAGGGCACCTGCGAATGGACACCATCAACCGCGAGAGTTCGAGTAACAGGTAAGTATAAAAAAAGTGTGCATCGCAGAGATGCACACCTAGACTGTTGTTTATAATAATTGGAGGGCTCAGTAGTATTCGGAGAAGCTTAGCGGCGCCTTTGACAGTATTGTTATCAACTTCGAAGGCTCTCCTTTTCCAATTCGCTGATCCGAAGACTGCGCTCCATTCCCTTATTAAGCGTGGAATTCTTGTCCAGAACGAACTTCTTTCACATAGCCGGCACGAATAACGAAATCACCGAAATGCTCGCCTTCGTTTCTTTCCTTCGCGTACTTCGTAATGATCGGCTGCAGAGATTCGAGAATCTCTTTTTCTCCGATGTTCTCTTTGTACAGCTTGTTCAGACGCTCACCTGTATGCGCGCCGCCCAGATACATGTTGTATTTGCCTGGAGCCTTACCAATAAAGGCGATCTCCGCCAGCATCGGTCTTGCGCATCCATTCGGGCATCCTGTCATACGAATGACAATTTCCTTATCAATCAAACCTGCTTCTTCGAGCATGGGTTCAATTTTGTCCATCAAGGATGGCAGGTAACGCTCGGACTCCGCCATAGCCAGACCACATGTCGGCAAAGCAACGCATGCCATGGAGCTTCTGCGCAGCGCAGATTGCTGGGAACCGTCAAGCAGTCCGTACTGCTTCACAAGCTCTTCAATCGCTTTTTTCTTCTGACTGCTGATGTTCCCGATGATCAGGTTTTGGTTAGCTGTCAGTCTGAAGTCTCCGGTATGAATCTTAGCGATTTCGCGCAGAGCGGTCATCAGCTCATAGCCGTCCTCGTCCTTCACACGGCCGTTTTGAATAAACAGCGTCAAGTGCCACTTGTTGTTGCTTCCCTTCACCCAGCCGTAACGGTCGCCGTTGTGCTCGAAGGAGAATGGACGCGCCGCTTCCAGCTTCCAACCCAAACGCTCGGTAAGTTCGCCGATGAACCAGTCGATACCGCGATCATCGATCGTATATTTGAAACGAGCATGCTTACGTACAGAACGATCACCATAGTCGCGTTGGATCGTTACGGTTTTTTCCGCAAGCTCAATTGCTTGCTCAGGCTTGATAAATCCGATGACTTGAGCAACTTGAGGATACGTCAGAGGGTCGCCGTGCGACATCCCCATGCCTCCACCTACGGATACGTTAAAGCCAACCAGACGTCCATCTTCAACGATGGCGATAAAGCCAAGATCTTGTGAGTACACGTCAACATCGTTGGATGGCGGAACTGCCACACCGATCTTGAACTTACGCGGCAGGTAAACGGGACCATAGATAGGCTCTTGAATCGTGTCGTTCGTATCTACAATTTTTTCCCCGTCCAACCAAATTTCATGGTAAGCCTTCGTCTGCGGATCCAAATGAGTGGAAATGCGGGATGCCCACTCGTATACTTCGGAATGAACGTCCGATTGGTACGGATTCGGGTTACACATCACGTTACGGTTTACGTCTCCGCAAGCAGCAAGCGTGCTCAGGAGCGACTCGTTAACTTCTTGAATCGTTTTCTTCATGTTCCATTTCAAAACGCCGTGCAATTGGAACGATTGACGAGTTGTCAAGCGAATCGTTCCGCTCGCATATTGTTGCGCAACCCGATCCATCATCAGCCACTGATCAGAAGTCACAACCCCACCCGCTGCACGGACACGGAGCATGAATTGGTACGCCGGCTCCAGCTTTTGCTTCTGGCGTTCATTACGCAGGTCACGGTCATCCTGCATGTAGCTTCCATGGAATTTCATCAGACGGTTATCATCTTCCGGAATAGAACCCGTAATCGGGTCTTTCAGCGTCTCTTCGAGACTTCCCCGCAAGTAATTACTGCGGATTTTAATCGCTTCTACATCGCTGTGCGGTGCGCTATTTTTTGAAAGTAAATTGTTTTCTGACATGTAGGCCTTACTCCTCTCGTGATCCTTGAAACATGCTTCCTAGTAAACATCACGCTGATAACGTTTTTGGTGCTGCATGCGGGATAAGTATTCAGCCGCCTCTTCCGGACTGAATCCGCCCTCTTGCTCAATAATCTTAGCCAGGGTGTGATGAACGTCATGAGCCATCTTCTTCTCATCGCCGCACACATATACACTGGCTCCTTCTTGCAGCCATTTATAAAGCTCGGCGCTCTTCTCAAGCATCCGGTGTTGTACATATACTTTTTGATCGGTATCACGGGAGAAAGCGACATCCATGCGTGTCAGAACGCCGTCTTTCAGCCATTTTTGCCATTCAATTTGGTAAAGGAAGTCTGTAGAGAAGTGTTGATCTCCATAGAACAACCATGTTTTTCCTTCTGCTCCCAACTCTTCACGCTCACCCAAGAAAGCACGGAAAGGCGCTACACCGGTACCTGGTC
This genomic window from Paenibacillus hexagrammi contains:
- the cysI gene encoding assimilatory sulfite reductase (NADPH) hemoprotein subunit — protein: MSENNLLSKNSAPHSDVEAIKIRSNYLRGSLEETLKDPITGSIPEDDNRLMKFHGSYMQDDRDLRNERQKQKLEPAYQFMLRVRAAGGVVTSDQWLMMDRVAQQYASGTIRLTTRQSFQLHGVLKWNMKKTIQEVNESLLSTLAACGDVNRNVMCNPNPYQSDVHSEVYEWASRISTHLDPQTKAYHEIWLDGEKIVDTNDTIQEPIYGPVYLPRKFKIGVAVPPSNDVDVYSQDLGFIAIVEDGRLVGFNVSVGGGMGMSHGDPLTYPQVAQVIGFIKPEQAIELAEKTVTIQRDYGDRSVRKHARFKYTIDDRGIDWFIGELTERLGWKLEAARPFSFEHNGDRYGWVKGSNNKWHLTLFIQNGRVKDEDGYELMTALREIAKIHTGDFRLTANQNLIIGNISSQKKKAIEELVKQYGLLDGSQQSALRRSSMACVALPTCGLAMAESERYLPSLMDKIEPMLEEAGLIDKEIVIRMTGCPNGCARPMLAEIAFIGKAPGKYNMYLGGAHTGERLNKLYKENIGEKEILESLQPIITKYAKERNEGEHFGDFVIRAGYVKEVRSGQEFHA
- a CDS encoding cupin domain-containing protein, yielding MNDHVLEHPDLELAADSNQTLNYKCDPNNFLTQLFGEQMPAIKTGFFNIYLSKGKIVEPHWHTNVTEMIVVISGEVTASVFNPFTHRLMTYRLKPGQVAVFPKGWFHWFVAEADHTYTMAIFDQPTPDIVYGADFLRSLPKDIVELAYCVDGEEFAKAVAPIRESVILGPPIGCRESMPVMRMTGDVSTSYMPPEYSRYCVESSYTTSNEQLKMETLQHVEICVTQGLDEARQYSAEHTLRKTSARSYLIGKGYHPSTAAQLVESWQL